In the genome of Methanomicrobia archaeon, one region contains:
- a CDS encoding DEAD/DEAH box helicase family protein — protein MIEKNNKGQTNSELNLTKFEPKPEYNTEDNIIIHDFYSPCLALSVRYERAVGYFRANIYRELGEDLLNFAKRGGRILLVCSPDIPVSDEEAAREGYELRGKRSELEQEITLLYVLKEMSKDPKEYDCLNMLRLLIEKSSMELYIATRHGGIYHRKMGVFYDSDGNYIAFSGSGNETRRAVGSFEDWGNDEEFDVYRSWGNEFEAHKAETKARYFKKLIAGGTINTKVRPINEIEREELAKFRSHLTFEDCRAGARARNPSHIQSEEKLRPSYEVEIDGRKVSPFYYQIQAIEAWGKNNRVGMLSMATGTGKTYTALFAVLDLIRQGRLVVILIPSKILLQQWYDIVLKFFPEVPILAAGGGHNWKANAMKRIFVSDIAKPRIIISTMATASSEEFIEFLSQAKNPILIVDEAHRIGSPIFRKVLDRISFKERLGLSATPERLFDTEGNLVIQSTFGGIPVYNLPIDGKVKLSEEDEEEISILGKFLSRYNYYFEIVNLNREEQEQWDKNTAEIKKYIANNPSVLDSKRASKENIEKLELLYIKRARILKKAQGKVECACKTIAERYQSESRWIIYCEDEEQMNTVAEAIRKKHDNLPVLIYHSDMRDAEKERTIQYFERHPSVIVSIRCLDEGVDIPVVDGALILASSTNPRQYIQRRGRVLRKAKGKRIATIVDVLVLPEKTDEDVLMPVIRSELSRAWNFAKNANNAEITHELWKIGNIYGADLITDNEIALSEEMLED, from the coding sequence ATGATTGAAAAAAATAATAAAGGACAAACAAATTCAGAATTAAATCTTACTAAATTTGAGCCTAAGCCAGAATACAACACTGAAGATAATATAATAATTCATGATTTCTATTCTCCATGCTTAGCTCTTTCTGTACGCTATGAAAGAGCAGTTGGCTATTTTAGGGCAAATATCTATAGAGAGCTTGGTGAAGATCTACTAAATTTTGCCAAACGTGGCGGTAGAATATTGCTAGTATGCTCGCCAGATATTCCAGTGTCTGATGAAGAAGCTGCGAGAGAGGGGTATGAATTAAGAGGAAAGAGGTCAGAGCTTGAGCAAGAAATTACTTTGTTGTATGTATTAAAGGAAATGTCGAAAGATCCAAAAGAGTATGATTGCTTAAATATGCTACGACTTCTTATTGAAAAAAGTTCAATGGAACTTTATATCGCAACCAGACATGGCGGTATATATCATAGAAAAATGGGTGTGTTTTATGATTCAGATGGTAATTATATAGCCTTTTCGGGCTCTGGGAATGAAACTCGGAGAGCTGTTGGATCTTTTGAAGACTGGGGAAACGATGAGGAGTTTGATGTATATCGAAGTTGGGGGAATGAATTTGAGGCACATAAGGCAGAAACAAAAGCTAGGTATTTTAAAAAACTAATTGCCGGCGGTACAATAAACACTAAGGTTCGCCCTATTAATGAAATAGAGCGAGAAGAGTTAGCGAAATTTCGATCTCATTTAACGTTCGAGGATTGTAGAGCGGGAGCTAGAGCTAGGAACCCCTCTCATATTCAAAGCGAAGAGAAGTTACGTCCTAGCTACGAAGTAGAAATTGATGGACGAAAAGTATCCCCTTTTTACTACCAAATCCAAGCAATCGAAGCGTGGGGAAAAAATAATCGTGTCGGGATGCTATCAATGGCTACGGGAACGGGAAAGACTTATACTGCTTTGTTTGCCGTTTTAGATTTAATTAGACAGGGACGTCTTGTTGTCATACTTATTCCATCAAAAATTCTATTACAGCAATGGTATGATATTGTATTAAAGTTTTTCCCAGAAGTGCCAATTCTTGCAGCTGGGGGAGGACATAATTGGAAAGCGAATGCCATGAAAAGGATATTTGTATCGGATATCGCTAAACCAAGGATTATAATATCTACGATGGCTACAGCATCCTCTGAGGAATTTATAGAGTTTTTAAGCCAAGCAAAAAATCCAATCCTGATTGTTGATGAAGCTCATAGGATAGGAAGTCCAATATTTAGAAAAGTTTTAGATAGAATATCCTTTAAAGAACGTCTTGGGCTGTCAGCCACACCCGAGAGATTATTCGATACTGAAGGAAATTTAGTGATACAATCTACATTCGGAGGTATACCAGTTTACAACTTACCTATTGATGGAAAAGTCAAATTGTCAGAAGAAGATGAGGAAGAGATATCTATATTGGGAAAATTCTTAAGCAGGTACAACTATTATTTTGAAATCGTAAATCTTAACAGGGAAGAGCAAGAACAATGGGACAAAAACACAGCAGAAATAAAAAAATACATAGCCAACAATCCTTCTGTATTGGATTCTAAAAGAGCGTCAAAAGAAAATATTGAAAAATTGGAACTATTATATATTAAGAGAGCTAGAATTTTAAAGAAGGCACAGGGTAAAGTCGAATGTGCCTGCAAAACTATCGCAGAACGCTATCAATCAGAAAGTAGATGGATAATCTATTGTGAAGATGAAGAACAAATGAACACTGTAGCAGAAGCAATACGTAAAAAACATGATAATCTGCCGGTGCTCATCTACCATTCTGACATGAGAGATGCGGAGAAAGAACGGACTATCCAATATTTTGAGCGACATCCGAGTGTTATTGTAAGTATTCGTTGTCTTGACGAGGGGGTTGATATCCCTGTAGTTGATGGAGCGTTGATTCTTGCATCATCTACCAATCCACGGCAATACATTCAGAGGAGGGGTAGAGTACTTAGAAAAGCTAAAGGCAAAAGGATAGCTACAATAGTTGATGTATTGGTATTGCCCGAAAAAACGGACGAGGATGTTTTAATGCCAGTAATAAGAAGTGAATTGTCTCGTGCTTGGAACTTTGCAAAAAATGCAAATAATGCCGAAATTACACATGAACTATGGAAAATAGGGAATATATATGGCGCTGATCTCATTACAGATAATGAAATAGCCCTATCAGAAGAGATGTTGGAGGATTGA